AGCCCACGAAGGCCAGGGTAAAGCGCCCGGAGGGATAGTCCTTCTTCCGCAGCAGCCGCATGCCGAGGACGTCGCAGTAGAACTTGAGCGATTCCTCGAGGTCGTTCACCCGAATCATGGTATGGAGCAGGCGCATCGCGATACCTCCGTGGCCGGCGTGGGCAAAATAGCAGCAACCCGGCGCCGCATCAACCCGGGCGAAGCGCCCCTCACGTGGCGTCGCGAGAAAACGGGTGGAGCGATGCGCCGGCCGGCGCGGGCGATTTGTAGTTGGAAGGGACCGGAAACTGAGCTATAGTGCCAACGTGAGAGCTGTTTGTCTCCGGTCGCTCTTGGCCGGTCTTGCGGCCGCCGCGGTGGTCTTGGCAGGGGCAAGCGAAACGCGTTCCGCGACCGCCGCCCCCAAGAAGCTCCGCCTGGCTTACGCCGGCTGGGACATCGGAACCGCCGTAGCGTACGTGGGGGTCGACTCCGGGCTGTTCAAGAAACACGCGATCGAGGTCGAAGAGCTTCCCATCAGGGACACCCTCTCCGCCGGCGTGCACGCGCTGCTCGGGATCGACATGCTGATCGGCTCGGGCAATCCCGTCCCGATGCTGCAGCCGGTGCTGAGCGGCGCTGATCTGGTCTTTTTCGGCTCGCACATCAGCATGCAGCAGTTCGGCATGGGGGTCGTCCCCTCCATTTCCGAGCTGAAGGATCTCAAGGGCAAGAAAGTCGGCGTCGGCGCGCTCGGCGCGCGCTCGGACCTCGCCGCCCGGGTGATGCTCCGCCGCGCGGGTCTCGATCCCGTCCAGGACGTGGAGATCGTTGCTGCAGGGCTCTCGCCGGCGCGGGCGATCGCGATCTCGAAGAACCTCGTCCAGGCGGCGCCGCTCAGCCCGGAAGTGGCGGCGGAGGCCCGAAAACTGGGGATTCGCATCCTGGAGACCAAGTCCGTGCCAGTGGTGACGGACCTGCTCCTGACCACGCGCTCCTTTATCAGGCGGGAAGAAGAAACCATGCGCCGCTTCCTGAAAGGCTACGCGGCCGCCATCCATCATTTCGTCACCCGGCGCGAAGAGAGCCTGGCGATCATCAAGAAGTATTTCCCCGCCAGCCAGAGCGGCACGGTGGAGACGATGTACGACAGCTTCGCCGCGCAGCTTCGGCCGCTTCCGGAGCTCAACACCGAGGCGATCCAGGCGCTCGTGGACGTCACCAGCGTTGTCGACCGGCGCGCGCAGCGGCTCAAACCCGCCGATATCATCGAGCCCCGGTTTCTCGAAGAGCTCAAGGGCAGCAGGTTCCTCAAGGACCTGTACACCGAAAAAGTCAGCCTCTAGGGCGACGCTCCTTCCGGACAGACCAATCCCGGTGGGCGAAATCGTGGAAGGACCGCGCGGCTGGACCCGGCGCGGCACTTTTGCTATGGAGGAGAGACCGAAAATCTACAGGAGGCGGACGTGAGACTGAAGGAGCAGGTGGCCATCGTAACCGGCGCGGGGCGCAACATCGGGGAGGAGATCGCGAAGCTGTTCGCGCAAGAAGGGGCCAAGGTCGCCGTCGTCGATCTCGATCCGGTACGGGGTACCAGGGTGGCGTCCGAGATCAACGCGGGCAAGCCCGGCAGCGCGATCGCGATCGTCTGCGACGTCTCGTCGGCGGATTCGGTGCGCGAAATGACGGACAGCGTGGTGCGTCAGTTCGGCCGCATCGACGTGCTGGTGAACAATGCGGCCTGGACCGATCACAAGACCGTGTTCGACATCAGCGAAGAGGAGTGGGACCGGGTCATGAACGTCTGCCTGCGCAGCGTGTGGTACTGCACTCGCGAGGCGGCGAAAGTCATGAT
The sequence above is a segment of the Candidatus Zixiibacteriota bacterium genome. Coding sequences within it:
- a CDS encoding ABC transporter substrate-binding protein, whose amino-acid sequence is MAGASETRSATAAPKKLRLAYAGWDIGTAVAYVGVDSGLFKKHAIEVEELPIRDTLSAGVHALLGIDMLIGSGNPVPMLQPVLSGADLVFFGSHISMQQFGMGVVPSISELKDLKGKKVGVGALGARSDLAARVMLRRAGLDPVQDVEIVAAGLSPARAIAISKNLVQAAPLSPEVAAEARKLGIRILETKSVPVVTDLLLTTRSFIRREEETMRRFLKGYAAAIHHFVTRREESLAIIKKYFPASQSGTVETMYDSFAAQLRPLPELNTEAIQALVDVTSVVDRRAQRLKPADIIEPRFLEELKGSRFLKDLYTEKVSL
- a CDS encoding SDR family oxidoreductase; translation: MRLKEQVAIVTGAGRNIGEEIAKLFAQEGAKVAVVDLDPVRGTRVASEINAGKPGSAIAIVCDVSSADSVREMTDSVVRQFGRIDVLVNNAAWTDHKTVFDISEEEWDRVMNVCLRSVWYCTREAAKVMIDKKTKGRIINIASTSGHWGRKEATAYTTAKAGVLNLTRSLAVQLAPHGIRVNSISPNRIGSPVGQDEVPENRFVRNLAGRRGVPLDVARAAVFLASEESDFIYAVDLPVDGGALAIRD